One part of the Thermoanaerobacterium sp. CMT5567-10 genome encodes these proteins:
- a CDS encoding CHC2 zinc finger domain-containing protein, with the protein MDKNTIEKSMANKKNKLNTSYNISNNFEYVKSNISLLQAIELYGFMPVKKGSHYFIVCPFHADKNPSLAIYEDVYHCFGCQTHGDVIDFVARYFNLTPSEALEKLAQDFGIDLPSKKQKKKFKRQALKTQKDDKLYKEYIRKYNEVYDYLCNLNQLYTKIKQAVEKPDDINIPEFVEACHMHDLIQYWIDLLLEGNIEDKIHVIKEVLDWKIKMK; encoded by the coding sequence ATGGACAAAAATACCATAGAAAAATCTATGGCAAATAAAAAAAATAAATTGAACACCAGCTATAATATAAGCAATAATTTTGAATATGTCAAATCTAATATTTCCCTATTACAGGCTATAGAACTTTACGGTTTTATGCCTGTAAAAAAGGGATCACATTACTTCATAGTATGTCCATTTCATGCAGATAAGAATCCTTCCTTAGCAATCTATGAAGATGTCTATCATTGCTTTGGGTGCCAAACCCATGGCGATGTTATAGACTTTGTGGCAAGGTATTTTAACTTAACACCGTCAGAGGCATTAGAAAAGCTTGCACAGGATTTCGGCATAGATCTACCCAGTAAAAAGCAAAAAAAGAAATTTAAAAGGCAAGCTCTTAAAACGCAAAAAGATGACAAGCTATATAAAGAATATATTCGCAAATACAATGAAGTATATGACTACTTGTGTAACCTTAATCAGTTATACACAAAAATAAAGCAAGCTGTTGAAAAACCTGATGACATAAATATACCTGAATTTGTTGAAGCATGTCATATGCATGACTTAATACAGTACTGGATAGATTTACTCCTTGAAGGCAACATCGAAGACAAAATACATGTGATAAAGGAGGTGTTAGATTGGAAAATAAAGATGAAATAA
- a CDS encoding transposase, whose protein sequence is MYIRQECLFSFDELIKFQPETKLEMFFSQLDFSNVVLSLSRSEYKRGPKGYDPLPLLYALVAMQLEKIPNIAKLVDRLKSDPVFRYNCGFSVFGPTPSASTFSRFLNLISKSEALEEDFKQLILKAKDLNIIDSTNIAIDSTKLNAFEKPKPKSKLKDDGKSPNWGKKKDTDGNDIKWFGWKLHIIADCKSELPLAIEITPASVNDSILAIPLLKKLKEFYGNTFDVKHCIMDSGYDIKENYDYIMNEFHAQPIIAYNKRGSFAPPEGLNERLHPICSMGYELVYWGKDGDYLKFRCPHVLGKIDCPHGSSWCSNSNYGYCLKINYKKNNRYFSFPIRSSDEWQEIYNLRTSIERCNSRLKDYLNTDNLRSAGIKKAKTFALLNCITLVAGTIAVNVTKSLPKVA, encoded by the coding sequence ATGTATATTCGACAAGAATGCTTATTTTCCTTCGACGAATTAATAAAATTTCAACCAGAGACAAAACTTGAAATGTTTTTTTCACAACTTGATTTCTCAAATGTCGTGCTTTCACTATCAAGATCTGAATATAAAAGAGGACCTAAAGGATATGATCCACTGCCTTTGCTTTATGCCTTAGTTGCTATGCAACTTGAGAAAATTCCCAATATAGCAAAGCTTGTAGATAGATTAAAATCAGACCCTGTATTTAGATATAACTGTGGCTTTAGTGTATTTGGTCCTACTCCATCTGCATCAACCTTTAGCAGATTTTTAAACCTAATATCAAAGTCGGAAGCTCTTGAGGAAGACTTTAAGCAATTAATACTTAAAGCTAAAGACCTCAACATAATTGATAGCACTAATATAGCTATTGATTCAACTAAATTGAACGCTTTTGAAAAACCAAAACCTAAATCCAAACTAAAGGATGATGGTAAATCTCCTAACTGGGGAAAGAAAAAAGATACTGATGGCAATGATATAAAATGGTTTGGATGGAAGCTACATATAATAGCCGACTGCAAAAGTGAACTTCCACTTGCCATAGAAATTACTCCTGCAAGCGTAAATGATAGTATTTTAGCAATACCCTTATTAAAGAAGCTAAAAGAGTTCTACGGCAATACATTTGATGTAAAACACTGTATTATGGATTCAGGCTATGATATAAAAGAAAATTACGATTATATTATGAACGAATTTCATGCACAACCAATCATAGCCTACAACAAAAGAGGAAGTTTTGCTCCACCAGAAGGATTAAATGAAAGGCTTCACCCAATTTGTTCTATGGGATATGAACTTGTATATTGGGGTAAGGACGGTGATTATCTAAAATTCAGATGTCCACATGTATTAGGAAAGATAGATTGTCCTCATGGTTCTTCTTGGTGCAGCAATTCAAACTATGGGTATTGCCTTAAAATCAATTACAAGAAAAATAACAGATATTTTAGCTTTCCAATAAGGAGTTCTGATGAGTGGCAAGAGATATATAACCTTAGAACTTCTATTGAAAGATGTAACAGCCGATTAAAAGACTATTTAAATACTGACAATCTGCGCTCAGCGGGTATTAAGAAAGCTAAAACCTTTGCTTTATTAAACTGTATTACACTTGTTGCAGGTACTATTGCTGTTAATGTTACTAAATCATTGCCAAAAGTAGCTTAA
- a CDS encoding helix-turn-helix domain-containing protein — MDKKLLRLPEVAEILDLKEDRVYALAREGILPVVHVGRQLRVDPDKLLEWIDNGGKAFDGGWKKSS; from the coding sequence ATGGATAAAAAATTATTAAGACTTCCTGAAGTAGCAGAAATATTAGATTTAAAAGAAGACAGAGTATATGCTTTAGCCAGAGAAGGCATTTTGCCTGTAGTTCATGTAGGAAGACAATTAAGAGTTGATCCTGATAAACTGTTAGAATGGATTGACAATGGCGGAAAAGCTTTCGACGGCGGCTGGAAAAAATCGAGTTAA
- a CDS encoding DUF927 domain-containing protein has translation MENKDEIIKAIKEAHAEPLFNEESEQEYHSPYEIIENMIYHVKITKDGVVYMPLCNFEAHIIEEIIKDDGLETKTYFRIKGTTKNGIPLKDVIVQSDKFAGLNWVTASWGNRAIIYAGSSVKDHLRTAIQVLSGDNVKRRTIYTHLGWRKINNKWIYLYNGGAISQYGEENNIEVELESCLRDYRLELPKDDDELKDCISKSLEFLNLAKPEITFPFLAGIYLAPLGEMLNIDMSLFIAGPTGSQKSEITALAQSHYGRNFNGKNLPTNWESTENFLEKLSFLAKDAVLTIDDFAPHGSIGDIQKLNKKADFIFRNQGNGSGKGRMNSDISLRPSYKSKTLLISSGEDVPTGQSLVARLVVIEINHGDIDLEKLSILQEYARNGVFAKAMGGYIKWLSTRIDLYKKTLPKKKNALRDSIRKSNIVCHDRTPDNISHLLVGLEVFLIFAKEKGVLSEDEAKDIYGNGFNALLKIGELQSQFLKSEDLIDRFYSLLIAAITAGMAHVNKAEDNGMPENPEQWGWVKDEKGVWKEKGTLIGWISKDYLLLEGDIAYMAISEMAKKQNTTLPVTQRTLWKRMQQRGMLITEEGRNTVREYINGKQKRVIKIYLNKVYSITGLTGLSGLDTVKKRL, from the coding sequence TTGGAAAATAAAGATGAAATAATTAAAGCAATAAAAGAGGCACATGCTGAGCCTTTATTCAATGAAGAAAGTGAACAAGAATATCATTCTCCATATGAAATAATCGAAAATATGATTTACCACGTTAAGATAACAAAAGATGGAGTTGTATACATGCCACTGTGTAATTTTGAAGCACACATTATTGAAGAAATCATTAAAGACGACGGTTTAGAAACAAAGACATACTTTAGAATTAAAGGTACAACCAAAAATGGCATTCCATTAAAAGATGTAATTGTACAATCAGATAAATTTGCAGGTTTAAACTGGGTCACTGCAAGCTGGGGAAATCGAGCCATAATATACGCAGGAAGCAGCGTAAAAGATCACTTAAGAACTGCAATACAAGTCTTAAGTGGCGATAATGTAAAAAGAAGAACGATATACACGCATTTAGGCTGGAGAAAAATAAACAATAAATGGATCTATCTATACAATGGTGGTGCAATAAGTCAATATGGAGAAGAAAACAACATAGAAGTAGAATTAGAAAGCTGTCTTAGAGATTATAGACTTGAATTACCGAAAGATGATGATGAATTAAAAGATTGTATCTCGAAATCATTGGAATTTTTAAATTTAGCTAAGCCGGAAATAACTTTCCCGTTTTTAGCCGGAATATATTTAGCACCATTAGGAGAAATGTTAAACATCGATATGAGTTTGTTTATAGCAGGCCCAACTGGTAGTCAAAAAAGTGAAATAACTGCCTTAGCGCAGTCACATTATGGTCGTAATTTCAACGGAAAGAATTTACCTACCAATTGGGAAAGCACAGAAAACTTCCTCGAAAAACTATCATTCCTGGCAAAAGATGCAGTACTTACTATAGACGATTTTGCACCGCATGGAAGTATTGGAGATATACAAAAATTAAACAAAAAGGCAGATTTTATCTTCCGAAATCAAGGTAATGGCTCAGGTAAGGGTCGAATGAACAGTGATATATCTTTAAGACCTTCATACAAATCAAAGACATTATTAATTTCCAGCGGTGAAGATGTACCAACTGGGCAGAGTCTAGTTGCAAGGCTTGTCGTTATAGAGATTAACCATGGTGATATTGATCTTGAAAAACTAAGCATCTTACAAGAATATGCAAGAAATGGCGTATTTGCAAAGGCCATGGGCGGTTATATCAAGTGGTTAAGCACAAGAATTGACTTGTACAAAAAAACATTGCCCAAAAAGAAAAACGCATTAAGAGACTCAATACGCAAAAGCAATATTGTATGCCACGATAGAACACCAGACAATATTTCGCATTTATTGGTAGGTTTAGAGGTATTCCTCATATTTGCTAAAGAAAAAGGAGTATTATCGGAAGATGAGGCAAAAGACATCTACGGAAATGGATTCAATGCATTACTGAAAATTGGTGAGCTGCAATCTCAATTTCTAAAATCAGAAGACTTAATCGATAGATTTTATTCTCTTTTAATTGCAGCTATAACAGCAGGAATGGCACATGTAAACAAAGCTGAAGATAATGGAATGCCAGAAAATCCAGAACAATGGGGCTGGGTTAAAGATGAAAAAGGTGTTTGGAAGGAAAAAGGCACTTTAATAGGTTGGATCTCAAAAGACTACCTTTTATTAGAAGGCGATATTGCTTACATGGCCATTTCTGAAATGGCTAAAAAACAAAATACTACACTGCCTGTAACACAAAGAACTTTATGGAAGAGAATGCAGCAGCGAGGAATGCTTATAACCGAAGAAGGCAGAAATACAGTAAGAGAATATATAAACGGAAAACAAAAAAGAGTCATAAAAATTTATCTAAATAAGGTATATTCCATAACTGGACTTACTGGACTTAGTGGTCTAGATACAGTTAAAAAGCGGCTTTAA
- a CDS encoding radical SAM/SPASM domain-containing protein, whose product MNRILKAPEMVTWEITSKCNLKCKHCSNSLGTDNISDLTLEKCKLIINKLFEAGVFKISIEGGEPFVRNDIFQIISYLNEKGYIPRITTNATLITDNIAKELSKYNIGLVQISLDGPNKIVYSGIRRSREAFTKALNGINNLKKYNIKISIAMVLMRENIDYILDLLNLAKSLNVDAVRFIDFIPVGRGNRSFCPTSQQLKKAYELILDYESKNGDLMIIKPQKLLSVLLKNDKENNKISLLQYINHENKAICEAGNVIAHIKSNGDVTPCVYFREKSFICGNILCQDFSDIWINSNMMNQFRKLESIQGKCNKCKIFNMCMGGCRAYAYYTTGFLNGFDNRCWNIEEEN is encoded by the coding sequence ATGAATAGAATTTTAAAAGCTCCTGAAATGGTAACTTGGGAAATAACAAGTAAATGCAACTTGAAATGCAAACATTGTTCTAATTCTTTAGGAACTGATAACATTTCTGATTTAACTTTAGAAAAATGCAAATTAATTATTAATAAATTATTTGAAGCTGGTGTGTTTAAAATTAGTATCGAAGGTGGTGAACCTTTTGTCAGAAATGATATTTTTCAAATTATATCATATTTAAATGAAAAAGGTTATATCCCTCGCATAACAACAAATGCTACGTTGATTACTGATAATATAGCCAAAGAGTTGTCCAAATATAATATTGGATTAGTGCAAATTAGTTTAGATGGACCAAATAAAATAGTTTATTCAGGAATAAGGAGATCAAGAGAAGCTTTTACAAAGGCTTTAAATGGGATTAATAACTTAAAAAAGTATAATATTAAAATATCGATTGCTATGGTGTTAATGAGAGAGAATATTGATTATATTTTAGATTTGTTAAACTTAGCAAAATCACTAAATGTTGATGCAGTAAGGTTTATTGATTTTATACCTGTTGGTAGAGGTAATAGATCTTTTTGCCCTACTTCACAACAGCTAAAAAAAGCTTACGAACTTATATTAGATTACGAAAGTAAAAATGGTGATTTAATGATTATAAAACCACAAAAGCTACTTTCAGTTTTATTAAAAAATGATAAAGAAAACAATAAAATTAGCTTATTACAATATATTAACCATGAAAATAAAGCAATATGTGAAGCTGGGAACGTGATTGCTCATATAAAATCTAATGGCGATGTTACCCCTTGTGTTTATTTTAGAGAGAAAAGCTTTATATGCGGCAATATTCTATGTCAAGATTTTTCAGATATTTGGATAAATTCAAATATGATGAACCAATTTAGGAAATTAGAATCCATTCAAGGTAAATGTAACAAATGTAAAATTTTTAATATGTGTATGGGCGGATGCAGAGCATATGCATATTATACTACAGGCTTTTTAAATGGATTTGATAATCGGTGTTGGAATATTGAGGAGGAGAATTAA
- a CDS encoding MFS transporter, with translation MSFAFIFLLRNNYFNLFVTYIIILLIAAFNLFESAAVQSSIVYIVDKENPKTANGTNQVSDSLNNLLTPVIAGILYTFIGLQGIIIIDLVTYVISMAIWMFFPARIFNKEFENEKMRENRWSWNQFINNLNDGFKFIFARKGLTLLVFLFAIANFLNNLAVVLITPLMLSIGNSTQLGIVQTFGGIGMFIGSFIATLHKSDTSYTKTIKSCILSASVFLLLIGIRASFITVSLYRMLFLLFIPISNVAAGTLWQLKTPKELQGRVYTARSMIIRCIMPVAYLIVGPITDVGFKNILTVDNRFIDFIKNLLGVSALNYRLVFILSGITLFIVTYSFFKNKSLSDIDKLPDYAK, from the coding sequence GTGTCTTTCGCTTTTATTTTCCTTTTAAGAAATAACTATTTTAACTTATTTGTTACTTACATCATTATTTTGTTGATTGCAGCATTTAATCTGTTTGAGAGTGCTGCTGTGCAATCATCAATCGTCTACATTGTAGACAAAGAAAATCCGAAAACAGCAAATGGCACGAATCAAGTAAGTGATTCATTAAATAATTTATTGACACCTGTAATTGCAGGCATTCTATATACATTTATAGGATTACAAGGAATCATTATAATTGATCTGGTGACATATGTCATCTCCATGGCTATTTGGATGTTCTTCCCTGCAAGAATATTTAATAAGGAATTTGAAAATGAAAAGATGAGAGAAAACAGATGGAGCTGGAATCAATTTATTAATAATTTGAATGATGGTTTTAAGTTTATTTTTGCAAGAAAAGGGCTTACATTATTGGTATTTCTCTTTGCAATTGCTAATTTCCTGAATAATCTTGCTGTTGTACTCATTACTCCTTTAATGCTTTCAATTGGAAACAGCACTCAGTTAGGTATTGTTCAGACATTTGGCGGAATTGGCATGTTTATTGGTAGTTTTATTGCCACATTACATAAAAGCGATACTTCCTACACAAAAACGATAAAGAGTTGTATTCTTAGTGCGTCAGTTTTCTTACTTTTAATAGGAATTAGGGCATCGTTTATTACCGTATCGCTTTACAGAATGCTATTTTTGCTATTTATTCCGATTTCAAATGTGGCTGCTGGGACACTTTGGCAGTTAAAAACGCCTAAGGAACTGCAAGGACGTGTTTATACAGCAAGATCCATGATTATTCGTTGCATTATGCCTGTGGCATATCTTATTGTAGGTCCTATTACAGATGTTGGATTCAAAAACATTCTTACTGTAGACAATAGATTCATTGATTTTATTAAGAATCTATTAGGTGTAAGTGCGCTGAATTATCGATTGGTATTTATTCTATCCGGAATCACATTGTTTATTGTTACATACTCATTTTTTAAAAATAAATCTCTATCGGATATAGACAAATTGCCAGATTATGCAAAATAA
- a CDS encoding MFS transporter, whose amino-acid sequence MSRNIFLFISSQVISDIGDWIDRIAVLTLVYNINNSSIDMSFLSIMMLLPSLIFGVFAGKIVDIYNKKKILILGDFFRAILVFLIPFFKEYVFIIIFIVSSISIFYDTAKSSILPEIVKKDRLRQVNSLSSSYSSLMMVLGPSISGFIISKFDIKYCFYIDSLTFLLSMVMIFLIKLYKDESQNDVELDRTEKISFIEGLKYIKDNCIIFNTLSINMIVGLAAGMLNGLLIMYVYKFLKTDSQGYGAILTFKGLAMILTSLVLYKYLKNVSVDVIFKLGLIGLGISTTVFPLNTFFVLAILIQFFNGIFNALYSISRTTIIQENCDNQYLGRTFSMNTMLINITSIISLAFGGIAAKFLGVRAVLLIGGFIVLISGFVARNKIHLELTS is encoded by the coding sequence ATGAGTAGAAATATTTTTCTTTTCATATCATCACAGGTAATTTCTGATATAGGGGATTGGATAGATAGAATTGCTGTTTTAACATTAGTATACAACATTAATAACTCATCTATAGATATGTCGTTTTTGTCTATTATGATGCTATTGCCCTCATTAATCTTTGGAGTATTTGCTGGAAAAATAGTTGATATTTATAATAAGAAGAAAATTCTAATTTTAGGAGATTTTTTTAGAGCTATCTTAGTTTTTTTAATACCTTTTTTTAAAGAATATGTTTTTATTATAATTTTTATTGTATCTAGTATTTCTATATTCTATGATACAGCTAAAAGTAGCATATTGCCGGAAATAGTTAAAAAAGACAGATTAAGACAAGTCAATAGTTTAAGCAGTTCATATAGTTCATTAATGATGGTATTAGGGCCTTCAATTAGTGGTTTTATTATTTCAAAATTTGATATTAAATATTGCTTTTATATTGATTCTTTGACTTTTCTATTATCTATGGTAATGATTTTCTTGATAAAATTATATAAAGATGAGTCCCAAAATGATGTAGAATTGGATCGAACAGAAAAGATTTCATTTATCGAAGGATTAAAGTATATAAAAGATAATTGTATAATTTTCAATACATTATCAATAAATATGATAGTTGGATTAGCCGCTGGCATGTTAAATGGATTACTAATCATGTATGTTTATAAATTTTTAAAAACAGATTCGCAGGGATATGGTGCAATTCTTACTTTTAAAGGGTTAGCAATGATACTGACTTCACTTGTTTTATATAAATATCTAAAAAATGTGTCAGTTGATGTTATTTTTAAGTTAGGATTGATAGGGTTAGGAATTTCTACTACTGTATTTCCATTAAATACATTCTTTGTTTTAGCAATTTTGATACAATTTTTTAATGGAATATTCAATGCATTATATTCCATTTCAAGGACTACAATTATACAGGAAAATTGTGATAATCAATACCTTGGGAGGACATTTAGCATGAATACAATGTTAATAAATATAACATCGATTATTTCATTAGCATTTGGGGGTATTGCAGCAAAATTTTTGGGCGTAAGGGCAGTACTGTTAATAGGTGGTTTTATAGTATTAATTAGCGGATTTGTAGCACGAAATAAAATACATTTAGAGTTAACATCTTGA
- a CDS encoding PqqD family peptide modification chaperone, producing MYKKNNYVFIRKENDEEYLLYNSKRNETLLMNDIGYIIFEFALKYENLDEIIYNVCKVTGDDIDSAEDTIKNFIDKLIGKEIIIKVEKDE from the coding sequence ATGTATAAAAAGAATAATTACGTTTTTATTAGAAAAGAAAATGATGAAGAGTATTTATTATATAATTCAAAAAGAAATGAAACGTTGTTAATGAATGACATTGGATATATTATTTTCGAGTTTGCATTAAAATATGAAAATTTAGACGAAATCATTTATAATGTTTGTAAAGTTACAGGAGACGATATAGATTCTGCAGAAGATACAATTAAAAATTTTATTGATAAACTTATTGGTAAAGAAATAATTATAAAGGTGGAAAAAGATGAGTAG
- a CDS encoding site-specific integrase, with protein MSRQGSIFYRLLNSLKEQQSFGKSKYAVKKKAREEAIKNGLHGQDVFNAMNEAVFNAGIFSVQTYATYRNEVKRFADWCKSKGVKNKDFDKTKDMVSDYLSEKISLGQSAWSIKVARAALRKAYKDNSLANDIKMPERKLKDITRSRLERPDDKKINLDNYKDLIDFCKSSGLRRREVSAITANDIYKKDDRLYVHVKNGKGGKTREVPILKNYQPKIESILEKAKDRGNERLFTRIPEHLDIHSMRREYAQDRFIEIRGRKYKKRTRDKRDREAVREVSKNLGHNRENVTVSHYLS; from the coding sequence ATGAGCAGACAAGGAAGCATTTTTTATAGATTGCTTAACAGTTTAAAAGAACAGCAGTCATTTGGAAAAAGTAAATACGCTGTTAAAAAGAAGGCTAGAGAAGAAGCAATAAAGAATGGACTTCATGGACAAGATGTATTTAATGCTATGAATGAAGCAGTTTTTAATGCTGGTATCTTCTCTGTGCAGACTTATGCAACTTATCGTAATGAAGTTAAAAGATTTGCTGATTGGTGCAAATCTAAAGGTGTAAAGAACAAAGACTTTGACAAAACAAAGGATATGGTATCAGATTATTTAAGCGAAAAAATCTCATTGGGTCAATCAGCATGGTCTATAAAGGTTGCAAGAGCAGCTCTTAGAAAAGCATATAAAGATAATAGCCTCGCTAATGATATTAAAATGCCCGAAAGAAAACTAAAAGATATAACAAGATCAAGACTTGAAAGACCTGATGATAAAAAAATTAATTTGGATAACTATAAGGATTTAATAGATTTCTGTAAATCATCTGGCTTAAGAAGGCGTGAAGTATCAGCTATCACTGCAAATGATATTTATAAAAAAGATGATAGGCTATATGTCCATGTCAAAAACGGTAAAGGTGGTAAAACAAGAGAAGTTCCTATACTCAAAAATTATCAACCTAAAATTGAAAGCATATTAGAAAAAGCTAAAGATAGAGGAAATGAAAGGCTATTTACAAGGATTCCAGAGCATCTTGATATACACAGTATGAGACGTGAATACGCTCAAGACAGGTTTATAGAAATCAGAGGAAGAAAGTACAAAAAGCGTACAAGAGATAAAAGAGATAGAGAAGCTGTAAGAGAAGTAAGCAAAAACTTAGGTCACAACCGTGAAAATGTAACAGTATCACATTATTTGTCATAA
- a CDS encoding tetratricopeptide repeat protein, with amino-acid sequence MEFSTQGERLKKIREMLKMKQRELQDKNITRGFISMIESGRSTMSKETASAIAEKFNKRAKEIGINLNIDGEYLLMTPAEEAEYYCIQKLKEINNEDDLSKINELLEIAEKYGRKRVNALIDIKIGDIMYNANKYIDAILNYNKALELLMMYGFKEQIPYVYNMLGVCKMNITDYAEAIFYFDKAMSFADEINDKSIRNKAIYNTSLCYKHIGKYDVAIEYVEKFLKDCNKSHELINYIYASSIKANCFRAMGFLEKSLDVYKNLLNDVNDENSIAGFIYSNIGKIYADLNDYEKSLEYFDKAEKVRRSKDKKSLSHTLIEKANVLFKMGDTKESISLMEESISIANKNNDIEYIIMGNYRLADIYKQLNDREKAINTYNKILEVAKNVGSIKELLKVHIKLSKLYLEDDNVDKCRNHLSEADKIAGSMRLYSNIFIKR; translated from the coding sequence ATGGAATTTTCAACTCAAGGTGAAAGGCTAAAGAAAATCAGGGAAATGCTTAAGATGAAACAGAGAGAACTACAGGATAAAAATATTACAAGAGGCTTTATAAGCATGATTGAAAGTGGTAGAAGCACTATGAGCAAAGAAACAGCTTCTGCCATTGCGGAGAAATTTAATAAAAGAGCCAAAGAGATTGGCATAAATCTAAACATAGATGGTGAATACCTTTTAATGACGCCTGCTGAAGAAGCCGAATATTATTGTATCCAAAAATTAAAAGAGATTAACAATGAAGATGATTTAAGCAAAATAAATGAATTGCTTGAAATTGCAGAAAAATATGGGAGAAAACGAGTAAATGCACTTATTGACATTAAAATTGGCGACATAATGTATAATGCAAATAAATATATAGATGCAATACTAAACTACAACAAAGCTCTTGAACTATTGATGATGTATGGATTCAAGGAACAAATACCATACGTTTATAACATGTTAGGCGTTTGCAAGATGAATATAACCGATTATGCAGAAGCAATATTTTACTTTGATAAAGCCATGAGTTTTGCTGATGAAATAAACGATAAAAGCATAAGAAATAAAGCAATTTATAACACTTCATTATGTTATAAACACATTGGCAAATATGATGTCGCAATAGAATATGTTGAGAAATTTCTTAAAGATTGTAATAAATCCCATGAACTTATTAACTATATTTATGCAAGTTCTATAAAAGCTAATTGCTTTAGGGCGATGGGGTTTCTTGAAAAATCTTTAGACGTATATAAAAATTTACTAAACGATGTTAATGATGAAAATTCAATAGCAGGATTTATTTACAGCAATATTGGCAAAATTTATGCCGATCTAAATGATTATGAAAAGTCTTTAGAGTATTTTGATAAAGCAGAGAAAGTAAGGCGCAGCAAAGATAAAAAATCATTGTCCCATACACTTATTGAAAAAGCCAATGTGTTATTTAAAATGGGGGACACCAAAGAATCTATAAGTCTCATGGAAGAAAGCATTTCCATAGCTAATAAAAACAATGACATAGAATACATCATAATGGGAAATTACAGATTGGCTGATATTTATAAGCAATTAAACGATAGAGAAAAAGCAATAAACACATACAACAAAATATTGGAAGTTGCCAAAAATGTAGGCAGCATAAAAGAATTGCTAAAAGTCCATATAAAGCTATCAAAATTGTATTTAGAAGATGATAATGTAGACAAGTGTAGAAATCATTTGAGTGAGGCTGATAAAATTGCAGGATCAATGAGACTGTATTCGAATATTTTTATAAAGCGTTGA
- a CDS encoding Rpn family recombination-promoting nuclease/putative transposase, with protein sequence MSQKYDITMKNIFSDMVDDIMSYFLGLQYTKIDELNIEFARVERRDSDMIFKCTTDKGNVAVHIEFQSENDGKMPYRMLRYSLEIMEKHNLLPYQIVVYIGKDNVKMANSLNYDFGEQNTLDYKYRIINVGDIKYTDVVNTDYYDLYSLLPLMDQNRRKEEGEKYLERCVEAIKGIPLDINKKKDIAFKAEILSGIVFKKEVIEKVFLEVVKMFRIEESETYKMIIEKGAKEEKIAIAKKLLKEGMDIDRIAEITELSKDEIKKLMN encoded by the coding sequence ATGAGCCAGAAATACGATATAACGATGAAAAATATTTTTTCTGATATGGTTGATGACATAATGAGTTATTTTTTAGGTCTCCAATACACAAAAATCGATGAACTAAATATAGAATTTGCAAGAGTAGAACGCAGAGACAGCGACATGATATTCAAATGTACAACAGACAAAGGAAATGTCGCTGTGCACATAGAATTTCAATCAGAAAATGACGGAAAAATGCCTTACAGGATGCTGCGATATTCACTTGAGATAATGGAAAAGCACAATCTCCTACCATATCAGATAGTCGTCTATATAGGCAAAGACAATGTGAAAATGGCAAATAGCTTAAACTACGACTTTGGAGAACAAAACACATTAGACTATAAATACAGAATAATAAATGTCGGTGACATAAAATATACTGATGTTGTAAATACAGATTATTATGATTTATATTCACTTCTTCCATTGATGGACCAAAATAGAAGGAAAGAAGAAGGGGAAAAATATCTGGAAAGATGTGTTGAGGCTATAAAGGGTATTCCATTAGATATAAACAAAAAGAAAGACATAGCGTTTAAGGCAGAGATATTGTCGGGTATAGTTTTTAAAAAAGAAGTTATTGAGAAAGTTTTTTTGGAGGTGGTAAAAATGTTTAGAATTGAAGAATCTGAGACGTATAAAATGATAATAGAAAAGGGCGCAAAAGAAGAAAAAATTGCAATTGCTAAAAAGTTGTTAAAAGAAGGTATGGATATTGACAGAATAGCAGAAATTACAGAGTTGTCAAAAGATGAGATAAAAAAATTGATGAATTAG